Within the Flavobacterium sp. 9R genome, the region AGAATCCAAAACTCAGAAAGGGTTTAAAAATAGCATCAATTAACTCCTTATAAAGCCTACCCGATAGCTCAAAATCCGAAAAAATTTGTGAATTTGCGGTTATCCTCCTCACTAAACTTTCCGAACCATGTACAACACTTTGCGACCTTGTGTCTTCGCGGTTCACTTTTTGGAATTTTAAAATTTGGAATTTCCATTAGCATATTCGATAGGCCACATCTCCGGAGGAAATCGCACGTCATCCTCAGCCGTACGTTCCAGTGGTAAAGTCGAAAAAGAAATCAATTTTGAACCCGCTTCAAGCGACTCAATGGCATTAGCATAGCCTTCAGGTATGTGCAAGACTTTACTTTCGTTAGCCGAAAGCAAGACATTCTCCACAGACAGGTCTTTCGAAGGAGATTCCCAGTGGTCCACTTTGACAAAATGTACTCGGATGGAACCTTGTACACAATAAAAATACTTGTTATCAATGCGATGCCCTTGCCAAGCACGCAAAGGGTGCTCCTCAGAATTACTGATAATATAAAACCGAGCAATCTCTTCAAAGACCATCCCATTCACAAACGAAATTTGCCCTCTAAGATCGGTATGGATACCTCCTTCTATTAGTCTAGGTTGTTTCACTATAGCTCCCATATCATTTTCTTGTCTTGTTAACTTCCAACTGAACTTTCCTGTACATTGTCAACTACCTTCCACCTCTAACCTCTACATTCTATCTTCTACATTCTATCTTCTACCTTTGATTGTCACCTCGAGTAGTTTATACTGAGCGAAGTCGAAGTACAGTCGAGAGGCTTTGTTTCAATAAAACCTGTTTTCAGGTCTATTTAAGATTGGCTAAACTGAAAACACCCACTGATCACTTTCCAACTGAATACTGAATACTTCCTTGGCGAACCTTGCGAAACACTTTTCGAACTTCGCGGTAAAACTATTAAACTTTCAAACAACTTTAAACAGTTAACCGATTAACCAATTAAACCTTTATACAACCTTAAACGATTAAACAATTAAACAGTTAACCGATTAACCAGTTAACCAATTAAATCTTTAAACAACCTTAAACGATTAACCAGTTAACCGATTAAACAGTTAAACAATTTTAAACAACCGCACAATTGACCAATTGACCAGTTAACCGATTAATCAATTTTAAACAACTTTAAACAGTTAACCGATTAACCAATTAAACCTTTAAACAACCTTAAACAATTAACCAGTTAACCAATTAACCGATTAAACAGTTAAACAATTTTAAACAACCGCACAATTAACCGATTAGACAGTTAACCGATTAAACAATTTTAAACAATTAACCAGTTAACCAGTTAACCGATTAAACAGTTAAACAATTAACCGATTAACCAGTTAACCGATTAAACCATTAAACTTCTTTCGTCGCCCAATACCTAATACCCAAATACACCCCACTCATCACTATTAAAATCAATATAAAAACAGTAAGCGTCAAAGCCTGTTGTTGGATCAAATAAATGGCAGAGTAATTCACTCCCAACTGCACCACAGCATACCCTACAGCCACAGCCACATGGGGCAAGCGCTTTTCATTAGCCAAATACTGATACAAGTGCGAACGATGTGCTTCGAGTATATTTTCTTTTTTGCGAAGGCGATTGAAAATGGTCAGAACTGCATCTATACCATAAACAGCGAAGAAAAGCAAATAGCCTATTTGTTGCGTAGCCACAATCAACTTCACCATATAGTAACCCAAAAACAAAGCCATAGCTACACTCCCTACATCACCCGCAAAGGTTTTAGCTCTTTTTCTCAAATTAAAGAAAGCAAATACCAAACAGGCTATTCCCATAACATCAAGCATAGGCACATCTTCTACCAATTCTGGTAAAAAACGGAAAGAAACGAGGCTCACCAAAGCATACAAGACCGTGATCCCGTTGATGCCATCCATAAAATTAAAGGCATTGGTCCAACCGATTAACAAAATTGCTACTACCGGCAGCCACCACCAGCCCAATGTTATGAGTTCTAAATCATACAACACCAAACCAATAGCCAACAGATGAGCCAATAATCTTGGAAATTGCGACAATGGACGGATATCATCAATAAAACTAACCACTGCAACGAGTAAGATCGACAAAGACAAAGGCCAACTCACGTACCCCATCCCAAAACCAAGCACCACCGCTATGGGAAATAAAATCCCTCCACCTCGTAGGGTAATCTGGGTATGAGAAGAACGCAAGTTAGGTTTATCGATAATATTAAACCGATCCGCAATTTTAAAATAAAAAAGTTCCGCTAGTAGCAGAACTAGAAAAAATAGAATATATATCATTTTTTAAACTAAATTTTGATTTATAACTCCCAGCCGTTAGCTAGAGTGCATTACATTGCTACAGCTATTTAAAACGTATTGAGAAGCTTTTTGTGCACCCAAATGTTCTCGATACAATTTTCAAAAAAAGCTATCGCATTTTTCGAAAATCACTCGAACTGACGATTCGTATTTCGAGAACTTCTTGAGTCCCCCAAGCAAGCAAAGAGTTAACCGATGCGTCAGTTCAAGTAGAATTGAAACGTGACAGCTTTTCAATTCATATCGAGAAACAAACCGCCCTCGATACAATTTTCAAAAAAAGCTACCGCAATTTTTTTAAAACCACTCGGTCTGACGTTTCACTTTTCGAGAACTTCTTGGGTTCCCCCAAGCAAGCAACGAGATAACCGAGGCGTCAGTTCGAGTAGAATTGAAACGCGATAGCTTTTCAATTCATATCGAGAACCCTTATGTACCCAAACGCCCTCGATACAATTTTTAAAAAAAGCTAACGCATTTTCTAAAAACCACTCGGTCTGACGTTTCACTTTTCGAGAACTTCTTGGGTTCCCCCAAGCAAGCAACGAGATAACCGAGGCGTCAGTTCGAGTAGAATTGAAACGCGATAGCTTTTCAATTCATATCGAGAACCCTTATGTGCACCAAACGCCCTCAATACAATTTTCAAAAAAAACTACCGCAATTTTTTTAAAACCACTCGGTCTGACGATTCGTTTTACGAGAACCTCTTAATTTCCCTAAGCAAGCAACGAGATAACCGAGGCGTCAGTTCGAGTGCATTAAATTGCCATAGCTATTTAATGCGTATCGAGAACCTTTTTTTAGCTAAATTCACTAAAGCTTCGAAATCGCCATTAATTAACGCCTCTTTTTTTGCTCTTGACCACTTTTTAATTTGTTTTTCTTTTTCAATTGCTATAGTAATATCCGTAAACTCACAATAAAAAACAAGTTCAAGTGGCCTTCTGTTAGCGGTGTAACAATCTGGATAATAGCCCGTATTATGTCTAAACAATCTTTGTCCCAAATTACTAGTAACGCCAGTATAATAACTACCATCTGAACATTTTAGAATATAGACATAAGAAAGTTTCATAGATTATCAGCAAATAATTACAATTCAAATCTTCCGTCAGTTCGAGTGTTTTTTAAAGACAATGCGACAGCAATTTTTTTAAAACCACTCGGTCTGACGTTTCACTTTTCGAGAACTTCTTGAGTCCCCCTAGCGTCAGTTCGAGTGTTTTCTATGCTCTGCGGCAGCAAGGGTATAGAAAATGTATCGAGAACGACGCCTCTCTGCAACCAAACGCCCTCGATACAATTTTCAGAAAAAGCTAACGCATTTTCTAAAAACCACTCGGTCTGACGTTTCACTTTTCGAGAACTTCTTGAGTCCCCCTAGCGTCAGTTCGAGTGTTTTCTATGCTCTGCGGCAGCAAGGGTATAGAAAATGTATCGAGAACGACGCCTCTCTGCACCCAAACGCCCTCGATACAATTTTCAGAAAAAGCTAACGCATTTTCTAAAAACCACTCGGTCTGACGATTCGTATTTCGAGAACTTCTTGAGTCCTCCAAGCGTCAGTTCGAGTGTTTTCTATGCCCTGCGGCAACAAGGGTATAGAAAATGTATCGAGAACGACGCCTCTCTGCANAATAAAACTGACAAAGTCCTAATCGGGGCATAAGTAGCTAACTTTGATCGAAGAGAAGGTTCACTTTGTCAGTTTGGTTGTTGATTAAAAGTAATTTAAATTTATTTAGCAAATCTAAAGGATCGCAGTGAAAATCCTTTGTTGCCGGGGTTCGGCAACAAAGATTATAACGGAGAGCGGGACTTTGCTCACAAGAAAGCGATTTGAATACTGCTCCTAAAAAAATTACTCTTTGGCAGCCAAATAACGCTCGGCATCCAATGCTGCCATACAACCTGTACCTGCAGCGGTAATGGCTTGGCGGTACACGTGATCGGCGGCGTCTCCTGCTACGAAAACTCCTGCTACATTCGTTTTTGAACTTCCTGGAACGTTTATGATATAACCCGTTTCGTCTAAGGTCAAGTAATCTTTGAAAATATCGGTGTTAGGTTTGTGACCAATGGCCACGAAAAATCCGGTAGCTGGAATGTCATACACTTCATCGGTGGTTTTGTTTTTTACTTTGATAGCTGAAACCACTTGTTCATCTCCTAAAACTTCAACTGTATCATGGTTTAAAAGGATTTCGATGTTTTCGGTTTTGCGTACTCTTTCTTCCATAATTTTGGAAGCTCTGAATTTTTCGCTTCTAACCAACATTGTTACTTTTTTGCACAATTTAGATAAGTAGTGTGCTTCTTCGCAAGCAGAATCTCCTGCTCCAACGATTACCACTTCTTGGTTTCTATAGAAAAAGCCATCACAAACGGCACAAGCTGAAACTCCGCCACCCATTTTTAAATAATGTTGTTCTGATGGTAAACCTAAATATTTTGCAGAAGCCCCTGTAGAAATAATTACAGTTTCGCAGTGCAATTCGATAGTATCGTTAATCCAAACTTTGTGAATATCACCAGAAAAATCAACTTTGGTAGCCCAACCGTCTCGCACATCAGCGCCAAAACGTTGTGCTTGTTGTTGCAACTGAATCATCATTTCTGGACCAGTTACACCATCTACATAACCAGGGAAATTTTCAACTTCATTGGTCGTTGTCAACTGTCCACCAGGTTGCATTCCTTGGTACAAAACAGGATACATATTGGCTCTAGCAGCATAAATAGCAGCGGTATAACCAGCAGGACCTGAACCTATAATTAGGCATTTTATTTTTTCGATAGTATTTGACATTGTGTTTTGAGTTTTTTAAAATACACGCAAAAATAGGATTTTAAAAAATAATAACTCGCTTTGAAGTATTTGTTTTGATTATGGAGTAATAAAAAAACACATTCTTACTAAGTAAACTACAATAGTATTTGTTATAAAATGTTTCTTTTGAAGTCGCTTATCATAAACGTAACAAGTAGAAAATAAAAAAACCTTTCTGAAATCCAGAAAGGTTTTTGTCGGGGTGGCAGGATTCGAACCTGCGACCTCCTGCTCCCAAAGCAGGCGCGATAACCGGGCTACGCTACACCCCGTAACGCGGGTGCAAATATAGAACACTTTTTTGGCTATCACAAGTTATTTCAAAAATAAAATTATTTAATGCCTTACACCAAGCAGTAAAACAAAAGATTCAATTCAATTACAATTACTTAGACCAACTTTGAATAACAAAAGTATGTAGCAATTATTAAGATAAAAATTGGCATTGTTATTTCATTTTTACTAACTTTAATCTCCTAATCAATTAAAAAACAATTATTTAAAATGAAAAAAAATCATTTAACCAGCTTAGCACTAACTTTTCTTCTTTTGTCAATTAGTTGTCAAAAGAAATCTGAAACCACTACTGAATCTACTCAACCAAAAGATTCCATTACTACTACCAGTTCAGAACCAGTAGAACCAAAAACAGATTTTAAAAAGACTGTAGCTTATAAAACGATACGTTTTGAAATAACTAAATCAGGCGATACCTTAACGATTCAACCCTCAGGTTTTGAATCAGACAACACAAAAGTCTCCAAAACGATTGACGGTACCGTTACCAATGTAGAAGTAGATGATGTAAATACGGATGGCTCTCCAGAGCTAATGATTTATATTACTAGTGCTGGAAGTGGAAGTTATGGTACGGCAATTGGTTTTTCTGGGAACAACAATAAATCAATGAGCGAAATCACCATCCCAAGTATGGTAGACAATCCTAAAGCGAACAAAGGATATATGGGCCATGATGAATTTGCAATTGTTGAGGGCACTTTAGTGCAACGATTTCCTATTTATAAAGAAGGAGACACTAACAGCAAGCCAACAGGTGGAATGCGACAAATTCAGTACAAATTAAAAAACGGAGAAGCTTCAAAAGTTTTTGCAGTTGACAAAATCATTGAATACTAATCGAGGTATCAAATTACTTTATATTGATTGATACTACTTACAAAAAAGACACTTTTTAAAAGCAAAAAATTTAATAAAAATGAAATAAAAAGAGATTATAATTAGCAATTCAACAATGGTAAGAAATGATTAACTAAGCATTAGCAAAAGTTAACAAAATAGATTTTCAATAACCATAAAAAATTGTATTTTTACCGCTCAAAATTCAAAAACAAATGGGCAAAATCATTGCGATTGCTAATCAAAAAGGAGGCGTTGGAAAAACCACAACATCCGTAAATCTTGCAGCATCATTAGGTGTTTTAGAAAAAAAAGTTTTATTAATTGATGCTGACCCTCAAGCTAATGCCACGTCAGGACTTGGAATTGACGTTGAGTCAGTTGAAATTGGCACCTACCAAATTTTAGAACACAGTCATACGCCACACGAAGCTTTACTTAAATGTACCGCTCCAAACGTAGACGTGATTCCTTCCCATATCGACCTTGTGGCTATCGAAATCGAATTGGTCGACAAAGAAAACCGTGAGTACATGCTCAAAAAATCATTAGAAAGCATCAAAGATGAATACGATTACATTTTAATTGATTGTGCTCCATCTTTAGGTTTACTAACTTTGAACGCACTTACTGCCGCGGATTCTGTAATTATCCCTATTCAGTGCGAATATTTTGCACTCGAAGGATTAGGAAAATTATTGAATACCGTAAAAAGTATTCAAAAAATTCATAACCCAGATTTAGACATCGAAGGATTATTACTAACTATGTATGATTCTAGACTACGATTATCTAATCAAGTTTTAGAAGAAGTACAAAAGCATTTCAACGATATGGTTTTTGAAACTGTAATCCAACGAAATGTGAAACTGAGTGAAGCTCCTAGTTTTGGTGAAAGCATCATCAACTATGACGCAACTAGCAAAGGAGCAGTAAACTATATTCACTTAGCTCAAGAAATAATAAAGAAAAATAGCAAATAGGTTTTATGACAAAAGCAGTAAAAAAACAAGCACTCGGTAGAGGATTATCCGCATTATTAAAAGACCCTGAAAACGATATTAAATCGGTTGAGGATAAAAATGCAGACAAAGTTGTTGGTAATATTATTGAGCTTGAAATTGATGCTATTGAAATTAATCCATTTCAACCTAGGACTAATTTCAATGAAGAATCACTGCGTGAATTAGCCACTTCTATTAAAGAATTAGGTGTGATTCAACCTATTACGGTTCGTAAATTAGATTTTAATAAATACCAATTAATTTCTGGGGAACGTCGTTTGCGCGCTTCTGTTTTAGTAGGACTTACCACAGTGCCTGCATACATACGAATTGCCAATGACAACGAATCATTGGTTATGGCTTTGGTGGAAAACATTCAACGTCATGACTTAGACCCAATTGAGATTGCACTTTCCTACCAACGTTTAATGGATGAAATCCAGTTGACTCAAGAACAAATGAGTGAAAGAGTGGGTAAAAAACGTTCTACCATTGCCAACTATTTACGTCTTTTAAAACTAGACCCAATTATTCAAACTGGAATTAGAGACGGTTTCATCAGTATGGGACATGGTCGTGCCATCATCAATGTTGAGGATTTAGACGTACAAGCCCAGATGTATCAGAAAATTGTTAGCCAGAATCTATCTGTGCGTGAAACAGAAACTTTGGTAAAAAACTATCACGAAAGTTTGTTGCCAAAATCTAATACCCCTTCAAAATCTGCAGCTTTTGAAATTGATGACGAACAACAACACAGTTTTAATTCTTATTTTGGAACCAAAGTAGACTTAAAAGTGGCTGGTAACGGAAAAGGAAAAATAACAATTCCATTTCACTCTCAAGAAGATTTAAACCGAATTATCAAATTAATCAAAGGGTAGTGACTAAATTCCTAACCACATGTATCCTCACTTTTTTTCTCGGGAATGGTTTTGTTTTTGCACAAGATAAAAAAACGGAAGGTTTAGTTGCAAAAGACACTGTCCAATCCAATGATATTGACCCACTAACACCTGCAAAAGCTGCTTTTTACTCTGCTATTTTGCCAGGTTTAGGTCAAGCCTACAATAAAAAGTATTGGAAAATTCCATTAGTTTATGCTGGAATAGGCACAAGCTTGTATTTTTATATTGACAATAATAGAAAATACAATCAATACCGGGATGCTTACAAAAGAAGATTAGAAGGCTACAACGATGATAAATTTTCTTATTTAGACAATAGCCGACTCATTGCAGGACAAAAATTCTACCAACGCAACAGAGATTTATCGGCATTAGTAACCGTTGGTTTTTATGTTTTAAACATTATAGACGCCAATGTAGATGCGGCTTTAATTCAGTTTAATGTAAATGAAAATCTTTCTTTAAAACCTGAAATTTACCCAAACGATGTAACGTTTCGTCCCAACGTTGGACTAACTTTCAATTATACTTTTTAAGAAGTACTTATTTTAAATCAAAAAAAATGAAGATTGCGCTTTTAGGATACGGAAAAATGGGCCAAGTAATTGAAAGAATTGCACTTGAAAGAGGCCACGAAATTGTTTTGAAAAAAGACGAATTCAATACTTACGAAGGACTAGAAAAAGCCGATGTTGCTATAGATTTCAGTGTCCCAGCAGCAGCAGTTGCCAATATTTCGGCTAGTTTTAACAACAATGTCCCTGTAGTTTCTGGCACTACTGGTTGGTTAGAACACTATGACGAAATGATTGCCTTATGTAAAGAAAAAAAGGGTGGTTTTATTTCTAGCTCTAACTTCAGTTTAGGAGTAAATCTTTTTTTTGAATTGAATTCCTATTTGTCAAAAATAATGGCTCCTTACGATTCTTATAAAGTGTCAATGGAGGAAATTCACCATATCCACAAATTAGACGCACCAAGCGGAACGGCTATAACCCTAGCCGAGGGAGTTATGGAACATAGTAACTATTCTAAATGGACTTTGGATGCAAGTCCAAAAGAAAACGAACTCCACATTGAAGCCATTAGAACTGGGGAAGTACCTGGTACGCATACGGTAACCTACAATTCCCCTATCGACGCCATCGAAATCAAGCATACTGCTCACAACAGAGAAGGATTTGCCTTAGGTGCTGTCATTGCTGCAGAATGGTTGGCAGGAAAACAAGGCGTTTTCACAATGAAAGATGTTTTAAATTTTAAATAATCATAGAGCTACATTAGTTTTAAAAAATACCGAATCCTATGACACTATATTCTTGGTT harbors:
- a CDS encoding ParA family protein is translated as MGKIIAIANQKGGVGKTTTSVNLAASLGVLEKKVLLIDADPQANATSGLGIDVESVEIGTYQILEHSHTPHEALLKCTAPNVDVIPSHIDLVAIEIELVDKENREYMLKKSLESIKDEYDYILIDCAPSLGLLTLNALTAADSVIIPIQCEYFALEGLGKLLNTVKSIQKIHNPDLDIEGLLLTMYDSRLRLSNQVLEEVQKHFNDMVFETVIQRNVKLSEAPSFGESIINYDATSKGAVNYIHLAQEIIKKNSK
- a CDS encoding GIY-YIG nuclease family protein; its protein translation is MKLSYVYILKCSDGSYYTGVTSNLGQRLFRHNTGYYPDCYTANRRPLELVFYCEFTDITIAIEKEKQIKKWSRAKKEALINGDFEALVNLAKKRFSIRIK
- the dapB gene encoding 4-hydroxy-tetrahydrodipicolinate reductase, whose protein sequence is MKIALLGYGKMGQVIERIALERGHEIVLKKDEFNTYEGLEKADVAIDFSVPAAAVANISASFNNNVPVVSGTTGWLEHYDEMIALCKEKKGGFISSSNFSLGVNLFFELNSYLSKIMAPYDSYKVSMEEIHHIHKLDAPSGTAITLAEGVMEHSNYSKWTLDASPKENELHIEAIRTGEVPGTHTVTYNSPIDAIEIKHTAHNREGFALGAVIAAEWLAGKQGVFTMKDVLNFK
- a CDS encoding ParB/RepB/Spo0J family partition protein is translated as MTKAVKKQALGRGLSALLKDPENDIKSVEDKNADKVVGNIIELEIDAIEINPFQPRTNFNEESLRELATSIKELGVIQPITVRKLDFNKYQLISGERRLRASVLVGLTTVPAYIRIANDNESLVMALVENIQRHDLDPIEIALSYQRLMDEIQLTQEQMSERVGKKRSTIANYLRLLKLDPIIQTGIRDGFISMGHGRAIINVEDLDVQAQMYQKIVSQNLSVRETETLVKNYHESLLPKSNTPSKSAAFEIDDEQQHSFNSYFGTKVDLKVAGNGKGKITIPFHSQEDLNRIIKLIKG
- a CDS encoding PliI family lysozyme inhibitor of I-type lysozyme; this encodes MKKNHLTSLALTFLLLSISCQKKSETTTESTQPKDSITTTSSEPVEPKTDFKKTVAYKTIRFEITKSGDTLTIQPSGFESDNTKVSKTIDGTVTNVEVDDVNTDGSPELMIYITSAGSGSYGTAIGFSGNNNKSMSEITIPSMVDNPKANKGYMGHDEFAIVEGTLVQRFPIYKEGDTNSKPTGGMRQIQYKLKNGEASKVFAVDKIIEY
- a CDS encoding dTDP-4-dehydrorhamnose 3,5-epimerase family protein; translated protein: MGAIVKQPRLIEGGIHTDLRGQISFVNGMVFEEIARFYIISNSEEHPLRAWQGHRIDNKYFYCVQGSIRVHFVKVDHWESPSKDLSVENVLLSANESKVLHIPEGYANAIESLEAGSKLISFSTLPLERTAEDDVRFPPEMWPIEYANGNSKF
- the trxB gene encoding thioredoxin-disulfide reductase; the encoded protein is MSNTIEKIKCLIIGSGPAGYTAAIYAARANMYPVLYQGMQPGGQLTTTNEVENFPGYVDGVTGPEMMIQLQQQAQRFGADVRDGWATKVDFSGDIHKVWINDTIELHCETVIISTGASAKYLGLPSEQHYLKMGGGVSACAVCDGFFYRNQEVVIVGAGDSACEEAHYLSKLCKKVTMLVRSEKFRASKIMEERVRKTENIEILLNHDTVEVLGDEQVVSAIKVKNKTTDEVYDIPATGFFVAIGHKPNTDIFKDYLTLDETGYIINVPGSSKTNVAGVFVAGDAADHVYRQAITAAGTGCMAALDAERYLAAKE
- a CDS encoding glycosyltransferase family 4 protein; translated protein: MIYILFFLVLLLAELFYFKIADRFNIIDKPNLRSSHTQITLRGGGILFPIAVVLGFGMGYVSWPLSLSILLVAVVSFIDDIRPLSQFPRLLAHLLAIGLVLYDLELITLGWWWLPVVAILLIGWTNAFNFMDGINGITVLYALVSLVSFRFLPELVEDVPMLDVMGIACLVFAFFNLRKRAKTFAGDVGSVAMALFLGYYMVKLIVATQQIGYLLFFAVYGIDAVLTIFNRLRKKENILEAHRSHLYQYLANEKRLPHVAVAVGYAVVQLGVNYSAIYLIQQQALTLTVFILILIVMSGVYLGIRYWATKEV
- a CDS encoding DUF5683 domain-containing protein, which translates into the protein MTKFLTTCILTFFLGNGFVFAQDKKTEGLVAKDTVQSNDIDPLTPAKAAFYSAILPGLGQAYNKKYWKIPLVYAGIGTSLYFYIDNNRKYNQYRDAYKRRLEGYNDDKFSYLDNSRLIAGQKFYQRNRDLSALVTVGFYVLNIIDANVDAALIQFNVNENLSLKPEIYPNDVTFRPNVGLTFNYTF